From the Aspergillus puulaauensis MK2 DNA, chromosome 1, nearly complete sequence genome, the window GTCCTCACACCGGCTACTTCGTTGCGGCAATTAAGATCGCCCAGTTGCTCGCTGCAGGATGTGAAGTCGTCGTGCTTCTAGCCGATATACATGCCTTCCTGGACAACTTGAAGGCTCCTCTCGAGCTTGTCGAGAACCGCGCGAAATACTATTCCAAGGTCATCACGGCCATTCTCGAGTCTGTTGGCGTGCCGACTGAAAAGCTCGAGTTTGTCCTTGGTAGCTCCTACCAGAAGTCTCCCGAATACACAATGGATGTCTACAAGCTGTCATCCCTGGTGAGTGAACACGATGCCAAGAAGGCAGGTGCGGAGATTGTGAAGCAGTCAGCGAATGCGCCCTTGAGTGGTCTTCTCTACTCTATTCTGCAGGTGCTTGATGAGCAGCACTTGAAAGTTGATGCTCAGCTAGGAGGTAAGCTGTTTGAAACTCCATTTCCGGGTTATACTGAATGTAATAGGCATGGACCAGAGAAAGCTTTTCGCGGCGGCTGTGGAATGGCTGCCCAAGATTGGATATAGAAAGGTGAGAGCCCTAATAACAATCCGACCTACAGCAAGCTCCATAACTAATTCATCTTAGCGTGCGCATCTAGTCACGCCAATGGTTGCGGGTCTTAGCGGAGGCAAGATGAGCTCCAGTGTCCACGGTATGTTCTCCTGCCATTAGATTATTATCGCAAGGAACTAATGCAGATTACTCTATACAGACAGCAAGATCGACCTTCTTGACCCCCCAGATGTCATCTTGAAGAAGATTCGCAAGGCCGAGGCAGCCCCGAAGGTCATCGAAGATAACGGTGTTATCGCCATGGTTGAATTTGTCCTTCTCCCTGCAGCCGGTCTGAAGGGCAAGAAAGAATTCGTAGTGGAGCGCCGAGACGCAGAGCCCTTGGTCTACACCGATATTGCCAAGGTGAAGGAAGACTATCAAAACGACGTTTTGACTCCACAAACACTAAAGCCTGCTGTCACAGCCGCCTTGACGAGCTTGATGGCACCTATCACGGAGGCCTACAACGCTTCGCCTGAGTGGCAGCAGATTACCGAACAGGCCTACCCACCACCCGTcgtggagaagaagcagaagaaggtcaagaGCAAGGGCACTCGACACCCTGGGGCCAACAAGGAACAAACCCTTCCAG encodes:
- a CDS encoding tyrosine--tRNA ligase TYS1 (COG:J;~EggNog:ENOG410PFD6;~InterPro:IPR002305,IPR023617,IPR002307,IPR014729;~PFAM:PF00579;~go_function: GO:0000166 - nucleotide binding [Evidence IEA];~go_function: GO:0004812 - aminoacyl-tRNA ligase activity [Evidence IEA];~go_function: GO:0004831 - tyrosine-tRNA ligase activity [Evidence IEA];~go_function: GO:0005524 - ATP binding [Evidence IEA];~go_process: GO:0006418 - tRNA aminoacylation for protein translation [Evidence IEA];~go_process: GO:0006437 - tyrosyl-tRNA aminoacylation [Evidence IEA]) encodes the protein MDDTAKARFDLITENLAETLNPEIIESILAEGRNPRIYWGTATTGRPHTGYFVAAIKIAQLLAAGCEVVVLLADIHAFLDNLKAPLELVENRAKYYSKVITAILESVGVPTEKLEFVLGSSYQKSPEYTMDVYKLSSLVSEHDAKKAGAEIVKQSANAPLSGLLYSILQVLDEQHLKVDAQLGGMDQRKLFAAAVEWLPKIGYRKRAHLVTPMVAGLSGGKMSSSVHDSKIDLLDPPDVILKKIRKAEAAPKVIEDNGVIAMVEFVLLPAAGLKGKKEFVVERRDAEPLVYTDIAKVKEDYQNDVLTPQTLKPAVTAALTSLMAPITEAYNASPEWQQITEQAYPPPVVEKKQKKVKSKGTRHPGANKEQTLPERPKPEATETETQN